A single region of the Triticum dicoccoides isolate Atlit2015 ecotype Zavitan chromosome 2B, WEW_v2.0, whole genome shotgun sequence genome encodes:
- the LOC119365973 gene encoding 2-methoxy-6-polyprenyl-1,4-benzoquinol methylase, mitochondrial, giving the protein MALRAAAARLASSSLRRRHGHLLPAAGTASHAAFLHSHATSFGFKQVREDEKSKLVGNVFSSVASSYDVMNDLMSAGLHRLWKDRLISKLNPFPGMKHLDVAGGTGDVAFRVVERIKSVSHRATQGTLTDMEEDTDIYVCDINPNMLEVGKKRAAEKGYNEEQCLSWVQGDAEALSFEDGSMDGYTIAFGIRNVTHIEKALSEAYRILKKGGRFLCLELSHVDVPIFKDIYDVYSFSVIPAVGELVAGDRQSYQYLVESIRRFPKQEKFAQMIQEAGFEAVEYENLVGGVVAIHSGVKL; this is encoded by the exons ATGGCTCTGCGGGCGGCCGCCGCGAGGCTGGCGTCCtccagcctccgccgccgccacggccaccTCCTCCCGGCGGCCGGCACCGCCAGCCACGCGGCCTTCCTCCACTCCCACGCCACCAGCTTCG GATTCAAGCAGGTGCGCGAGGACGAGAAGAGCAAGCTGGTCGGCAACGTCTTCAGCAGCGTCGCCTCCAGCTACGACGTCATGAATGACCTCATGAGCGCTGGCCTGCACAGGCTCTGGAAGGACAG GCTGATCTCAAAGCTGAATCCTTTTCCTGGGATGAAGCACCTCGACGTGGCCGGTGGGACAG GGGATGTTGCATTCCGTGTGGTGGAAAGAATTAAGAGTGTGAGCCACAGAGCTACGCAGGGTACTCTTACTGATATGGAAGAAGACACTGACATTTATGTTTGCGACATTAATCCAAATATGCTAGAAGTTGGAAAGAAGCGTGCTGCTGAAAAAG GCTACAATGAAGAGCAGTGCCTTAGTTGGGTACAGGGAGATGCAGAAGCTCTTTCTTTTGAGGATGGGTCTATGGATGGCTATACTATTGCATTCGGGATCAGAAATGTTACACACATTGAGAAAGCTCTATCGGAAGCTTACAG AATTCTAAAGAAAGGAGGAAGGTTCCTGTGCTTGGAGTTGAGCCATGTGGATGTTCCAATTTTTAAAGACAT TTACGACGTCTATTCGTTTTCTGTGATTCCGGCTGTGGGAGAGCTAGTTGCTGGTGATAGGCAGTCGTACCAATACTTGGTCGAGAGCATTCGTCGGTTTCCAAAACAG GAAAAGTTTGCTCAGATGATCCAGGAAGCTGGATTTGAGGCGGTCGAATATGAAAATCTGGTGGGCGGTGTAGTTGCCATCCACTCTGGAGTGAAACTGTAG